ATCCGCATGCTGCACCAATCGTGGCCGCACATGGCGCAGAAGTCCGTGTCCACGTCGTCCCACGCCCGCGCACCCTGGATACCCCGGGCGATGTCACCCGCATGGGCGGCGATCTTGAAGGCGATGCAGCCTTCGCGACCCGGCCAATGACAAGGCCGCCGGCGCCCTGGAGAAACGGGCCGCTGAAACCCCTTCGTCGTCGCTTCGTCACCACGGCCTCGAGGCCGTTGCGTGGCACTGCTGTGGGTGGCGGATCGACTCTTCCGAGCTGTGTGCGGGGGTTCACGCCCACAGACGACAACAGACGACAACATTCCAAAAGCCACCACCTTGACACCGCCCCGCAGGTCGGGATGATGGTGCCATTCGTCCGGATCCGGGGGCGCCGATAGGGGCGTCCAGCGACTGAACGGTTGCGCTGGCGATGAGCGGTGACACGCTTTCCGATCTGCTTCGCGCTGTCCGCTTACGCGGGGCGCTCTTCTTCTACCTGAAGAACGCCGATCCCTGGGTCGCGGAGACGCCACAGTCGAGCAAGATCATTCCCGCAGTCATGCCGGGGGTCGAGCACCTGATGCCGTTCCACGGCATCGCGAGCGGTTCGTGCTGGGCCGCGGTGCTGGGTGAACAGCCGGTCCGCCTGAACGAAGGCGACATGGTCCTGTTTCCACAGGGCGATCATCACGTCCTGTCGAGCGCAGCGGGAATGCGCGCCAAGCGCGTCGATACCGACATCTACTTCTCGCCCCGGCCGCCCCAGTTGCCCTGGTCTCTCCGGGTCTCGGACGACGGCACGCCCACCGCACCGTTCGAGCACCGCAGTGACGGCCAGACCACGGTGGTGTGCGGCTACGTGGGGTGCGACGCGAAGCCGTTCAACCCGCTCCTCGCCTCCATGCCGCGGGTGCTGCGCATGCCGGACCTCGCCGGAGGGAGCTCGTTGATCGGGATGCTCCTGCGCTCGCTGGCCGAAGAATCCCAGCGCAAGCGCCCGGGAGGGGAGGCAGTGCTCGAACGCATGAGCGAGATGCTGTTCGTCGAAGCCCTGCGCCGCTAGTTGGACACCCTGCCGCCGGACCAGACGGGGTGGCTGGCGGGGACGCGGGACCCGGCCGTCGGCCGCGCCCTGGCCCTCATGCACGAGAGGCCCGCGGAGCCGTGGACGCTCGAGCGGCTCGGCGACGAGGCGGCGATCTCGCGCTCGACGCTCCACGAGCGCTTCGCCCACTTCATCGGGCAACCGCCCATGCACTACCTGGCGCAATGGCGGATGCAGCTCGCCTCGCAGTGGCTGCGCGACACCGATGCGAAGGTGATCGAGGTCGCCCTCGAGGTCGGCTACGAGAACGAGGCGGCCTTCTCGCGGGCGTTCAAGCGCATGGTGGGCGAGTCGCCCGGAGCCTGGCGGCGGGCGCGCCGCGTCCGCACCAAGGGCCGTCCGGCGGTGAAGGCGTAGCAGCGAGGGCTTTCGCCTGCTCCCGTACGGCGAAGCGACTCCAGCGCTGAATCCCAGCACCTGTGCGCGTCTCGAAGACGCGTGCAGCGCGCCTCCACTGCGATCACTTCATCTGGATCGCCTTGCGCCTCTGCATAGCGCTTCAGCGTGGCTCCGGTCTCGGCTCGATTTGAATCCCAAAGTTCGCGCGGGGCAAGGAGGAGCCACAGTTGAGTGAAGTCACCCACGCCAGCAAGGAGAGCGCTCGAATCGTGGCGCGACAGGATATAGAGGTTCTGACCGTCGTCTGAGAGAGGGCACAGACTCAACCCTGATCCAGCCGCTTGAACTTGGGTATTTCCACCCAATCGTATTGGAGCCGCAGTCCGATCTCACCGTACAAACGTTCCTGGGAATAGGAGGTCGTGCGCTGCTTGCAAGCATCCGTGTGGCGTCGTTGACATAGGTGGATCATGAGGATAGAGTCAAAGTCTCACAAACAAGAGCACCCGAGCTTGGGTTCTTCTTGAGGCCGTGAAGGTACCGCTGGTCTCCGCTTCGGAGGATTCCCGTGGCCTTGGTTGGCTCTCACGCTAGCGACGAGCCGGCATCAGGCGACTCCGGCAGTGCGCGGCAGCGCGATCACACCCAGCATCCTCAGGTATCCACTCGAACGCATGCCAGCGAGGATGCTAGGTCCCACGAGCCCGGTTCGGGCGTAACACGCTTGCTCGTGTATTCGCACGACACGTTCGGCCTCGGCAACCTGCAACGGGCGCTCAAGATCTGCGAACAACTCGCCGCGGAGATCCCACAGATCTCGATCCTCGTTCTTACGGGCAACTTCGAATCTCATCGGTTCCCCATGCCGGCGCACGTGGACTTCGTCAAGCTTCCGAGCGTACTACGTCAAGCGCGCAACCAGTACGTCGCTCGCTACATCAACGCGCCGTTCAAGGATGTGCGCAGTATGCGCCGGGATCTAGTGTTTTCGGCATTCAAGTGGTTCGCACCGCACGTCGTCCTCGTCGATAAGGTGCCTACCGGGGTCAAGGGTGAGCTGGAGAAGAGCATTCGCTGGTTCAAGAAGAACAAGCCGCAGTCGAAACTGATCCTGTACCTGCGCGACGTTCTGGACGACGCGCCATTTGTTCGCCGGATGTGGCAACAGCGGCGGTTCCGCGAAGCCATCGACCGCTACTACGACGCGATCTGGGTGTTCGGCTCGCCCCATGTGTGCGACATGGTCGAGGAGTACACGCTGCCAGAATCGATCGGGCGCAAGATGAGTTACTGCGGATACATCATGCCGAACTTCCAGCTCCGCGACAGCGGCGACGTGCGCCAGGAGCTCGGCATCCAGACAGGACGATTCGTCTTGGTCACCGGCGGTGGGGGCGGCGACGCCTACAAGCTCATGAAAACCTATTTGGAGAGTGTCGAGGGGCTGCGGAAGTCAGCCAATGGTGATCCCTGCCCCGAGATCCACAGCCTTCTGGTGCTCGGGCCCGAGATGCCCGTCGCGGAGCGGCGATGGCTCCAGGCCCGGGCAGATCCCGAGAAGGTCCGAATCCTCGATTTCACTACGGACCTGTTGAGTTACATGAATTCGGCGGACCTGGTGGTGTCGATGGGCGGCTATAACACGGTGTGCGAGATTCTTTCGTTGCGGAAGCGGGCCCTCGTGGTTCCCCGCGGCAGCCCGGTGAACGAGCAACTGCTGCGCACGACACGCATGGAAGCGCTCGGTTTGCTCGACATGATCCGTCCGGAGGATCTCTCGCCCGAGACCATGACGCTCAAAGTAAAGCAGGCGCTGGGAAGGAACGGCACCCTCCGCCCTGCTTCCGAGGTACTCGACACGGACGGTCTGGGTCGAGCAAGTCGAAAGGTGTCGGACGAACTGCGAACGTGGATGCGTTCATGAAAGAAGCGGCAGTCACGGTCGGCTACATTCCCAGGCCTTCCCCCGCATTTCCGAAACCTTCGTCAGCAATGAAATCGTGGAGCTCGAACGCCTCGGGCTCGACCTGCGTATCTACAGGCTGGTGAAGGGCCGTGATGGGGAACACCAACCCAGTGCCCGGGGGTGCGCGCTCCAATCTATCATGTGCCGGAGCGAGTGCTCGTTTCGCTGCCGAAGCTGATGCTAGGACACGTGCTCTTGCTGTTGCGCCGACCGCGCGCCTATTGCAAGTCCCTGCGTTTGGCTGCTCTGGAAGCTAGTGCGTGGCCGGAGCGGGACGGCAACGAAACGGTTTTCCAAGCTGGCTTTCTCGCTGGTTGGGTCTTACGCAACGGTTTGATCCATCACTACCATGCACACTTCTGCCACGGGCCTGCGACGGGCGCTTCTCCTCAAGTGGATGACGGGGTCGACTTTCAGCTTCACGGCGCATGCCAAGGATCTGTGGCTAGCGCGTCCGGAGGTGTTGCGCGAGAAGGTGCGGGAGGCAGAGTTCGTGCTCACCTGCACGGACTGCAACCGGCGCTACCTGGAGGAAGTCGGTGGTGGCTTCGCTCCGGTGCACCGCGTCTATCATACAGTGGCAAGCCTGCGCGACCAGATCACGGTGCTCCTGCAGGACGCCTTCTTGTTTCGCAAGACGGTGCGCGAAAATATCGACTACGGTCGTGAAGACGCCCGCGAGGAAGAGGTCGTAGCAGCTGCGAATGCAGCGGAAGCGCACCAGTTCATCCAGGCGTTGCCGCAAGGATACGACACGCTCATCGAGGAAGGAGGCACGAACTTCTCAGGCGGTCAAAAGCAACGTCTGAACATTGCGCGGGCGATCCTGCGAGGTCGCCCCATTCTGATTCTGGATGAGCCGATAGCGGCGCTCGATGCTTTGGCAGAGGCCAAGATCAAAACGCTCGACCGCTTGACCAAGGGGTTCACCACTTTCATCATTGCGCATCGCTTCTCGATCCTGGCGAGTGCGGATCACATCGTCTTCCTCGAGGCAGGCGCGGTCAGCAGGCGAGGGAGCCACGCAGAGTTGATGGCGAGCAGCGATGCATACCGCAGGCTGTGGCACCTGCAGTACGGAGGAGGCAGCCTCGATGCCGGCAAGCCGGGTGACGTCCTGCGGGCCGATGTGGCGGGGAGCCCGTCAACGCCGTAGGCCTCCGACGACATGCACGGGACCAGGACCCAGGGGCGGATGGGTCGCATTGCGAACTGTAATTGGGAGTTTCTACGCAATCCGCCGCCTGATCGGCCAGGGTCCCTAGTCCGCGCAGGCAATCGTGTGGGTTTTCGGGCGCCAGCCTGGGGCCGCTTGACCATGCCGTAACGGCCCTGATAGGATTGCTTTACAGCACTTTCGCTGTGCCCTGCATACCTGGATTCCATTACCACCAACGAGACGCGGTGTCGTCGAATCAGTTCAGGTCGTAGGCGACGTGGCCGGCTCCAGATAGCACAGTGCTGGCCAATGGGAAGTCCTACCCACCGCCCCTCCTCACTCGAGGGCGTTTACAGCGAGTAAAGCGAGTGGAGCAGGTCACGATCGACATGCACTGTGTGCGGTTAACCCTACGCTCCGCGTATGCCGGCACGGTGCCTGACGACGTCGACTCCCTTGCTTCCGAGCTGCGCCGGGTCTTGGACGACCCGGATTCGGGCCGGGCGCAGGCAGTGCGGGCTCGCGACTGGGTCCTGTGTGAACGGACCTGGGCAGCCAACGCGAGGCGACTCGAGGGGCTGTGCACCCTGCTGGGAGTATGAAGAACGAGGATGCCTTTTTACAGAACTGGTACGAGCGTGCGACCGACCCGTGACACTCTGGCTGCATCGAGGATCCTATACTCCTGTGGTGTCCGCCTCAGACGCTCTTCGTCGACGCGCCTCGGAAGGGGTCCTAGCTTGCCATCCCGTCCCCGCTTCGTTCGCCCTCAGCCGTGGTTCTCCCGCCATTGGTGCAGTTTCCACTCGGCAGGTTCCTCGAGTTGGGATTCACTGCGGCGCTGCCGCGCGTCCCTGGCCGCATTACGCTCATGGAAGCAACTCTAAGCAAGATGACTTTGAGGAAAACGTTGGAATGGATGGCGCGCAGGATGAAGCGGATTGCGCCCTGGCTCGCATCGATCCTCGTGAGCATGTGGCCGTGCCTTTGCGGCGTCACACCGGTGGGAGCACAATCTTTGGATCCAGCGTCGGTGCAGCCACCGGACGAAGAGAACGCCGAGATCAGGGCGCGGCTCGCCGGCCCCTTGTCGCTTCAGGATTGCGTCGACATTGCCACGGCGCACAATCTGCCGTTGGCCATTGCGCAGCTGGAGCACGATGCGGTGGCAACCGGCGTGGGCGGAGCCCTGGGCACGTGGTATCCCGTGTTCAACCTCGAGACGATTCGGACCCATGCGCGAGGCGACATCGACGACTTCGGCCTCAGCCCCTCGGGGCTCGGCGACGTTCAGACGCGGGAGGACCTCAGCCTCCTGGTCAAGCTCACGCAGCGCATGCCGCTGGGTGGCTCTTTGGACTTCCTGTATGGCTTCGATGAAAGCAGCAGAGACCTCCACGGAGGTTACTATGGCGCCATCGCGTTCACTCAGTCGATGCTCAGGGATGCGGGTTGGCGCAAGGCGACGGCGGATGTCAAAGACGCCCGCCTCGAGTCGGCAGCGACGGCGGCGGCCCTGCAATCGCAACTTTGGCGCGTCATGTTCGATGTCAAGACCGCCTACTACGAGGTGATCCGGAATCGACAGCTGATCGAAGTGAACCAGCGCGCCATCGAGCGAGACGAGCATCTGCTTG
This portion of the Candidatus Krumholzibacteriia bacterium genome encodes:
- a CDS encoding ATP-binding cassette domain-containing protein, whose protein sequence is MREKVREAEFVLTCTDCNRRYLEEVGGGFAPVHRVYHTVASLRDQITVLLQDAFLFRKTVRENIDYGREDAREEEVVAAANAAEAHQFIQALPQGYDTLIEEGGTNFSGGQKQRLNIARAILRGRPILILDEPIAALDALAEAKIKTLDRLTKGFTTFIIAHRFSILASADHIVFLEAGAVSRRGSHAELMASSDAYRRLWHLQYGGGSLDAGKPGDVLRADVAGSPSTP
- a CDS encoding AraC family transcriptional regulator; its protein translation is MDTLPPDQTGWLAGTRDPAVGRALALMHERPAEPWTLERLGDEAAISRSTLHERFAHFIGQPPMHYLAQWRMQLASQWLRDTDAKVIEVALEVGYENEAAFSRAFKRMVGESPGAWRRARRVRTKGRPAVKA
- a CDS encoding glycosyltransferase — protein: MYSHDTFGLGNLQRALKICEQLAAEIPQISILVLTGNFESHRFPMPAHVDFVKLPSVLRQARNQYVARYINAPFKDVRSMRRDLVFSAFKWFAPHVVLVDKVPTGVKGELEKSIRWFKKNKPQSKLILYLRDVLDDAPFVRRMWQQRRFREAIDRYYDAIWVFGSPHVCDMVEEYTLPESIGRKMSYCGYIMPNFQLRDSGDVRQELGIQTGRFVLVTGGGGGDAYKLMKTYLESVEGLRKSANGDPCPEIHSLLVLGPEMPVAERRWLQARADPEKVRILDFTTDLLSYMNSADLVVSMGGYNTVCEILSLRKRALVVPRGSPVNEQLLRTTRMEALGLLDMIRPEDLSPETMTLKVKQALGRNGTLRPASEVLDTDGLGRASRKVSDELRTWMRS
- a CDS encoding cupin domain-containing protein → MSGDTLSDLLRAVRLRGALFFYLKNADPWVAETPQSSKIIPAVMPGVEHLMPFHGIASGSCWAAVLGEQPVRLNEGDMVLFPQGDHHVLSSAAGMRAKRVDTDIYFSPRPPQLPWSLRVSDDGTPTAPFEHRSDGQTTVVCGYVGCDAKPFNPLLASMPRVLRMPDLAGGSSLIGMLLRSLAEESQRKRPGGEAVLERMSEMLFVEALRR